In Anopheles gambiae chromosome 2, idAnoGambNW_F1_1, whole genome shotgun sequence, a single window of DNA contains:
- the LOC1276661 gene encoding solute carrier family 28 member 3 isoform X1, with amino-acid sequence MSGIQNDAFLTEMEDGTTTLTKRKSNGHMAVVEPRFCVLLQGVPSISYGNDRAPTLAGGSEPPSVGGKLYDRLSGAYDRHKKHLQLGVYILLNVVVVVFFGFATNYYLEYEQTECGMQWCDGYGMLVLLVGFVYLGLLYYHVAKPLLGRHFKEFMVQPVTRMVVHISKPWYIRLGAVALVLAGFALFVYFETRDQTERLMSLTGMAFLLAVSFLISKHPTRINYRTVVLGAIFQFLLGLFCIRWDVGRSIFSCVGDKVATFLNYTRAGAAFVYGMVLVGDGENEYAIFAFSVLSVIYFFSFFISILYYLGAMQWVVLKLGWILQSILGTTVCESVIAAANIFLGMSESPLLIRPYLKDLTPSEIHSIMTSGYATVSGTVLAAYISFGANPAHLITASVMAAPGALCFAKMIYPETEESKTRSDNIQMEESTDSSMLDAASNGASAATPLVLGIIANLIAFVSFIAFLNGVLSWFGWRVGWEDVSLESIFGAVFRPLAFVMGVPWDDSYYVGKVIGIKMIVNEFVAFERLGEFITEQVISPRSAAIATYAVCGFANPSSMGIMIGTLSAMTPDKRGVITSVAFRAFMAGSIVCFMTASIGGLLMDDAIFNGFGRMGPIEQSIALVNGTLGVPTLTQ; translated from the exons ATGAGCGGCATCCAGAATGATGCATTTCTCACGGAGATGGAA GACGGTACAACAACCCTAACCAAACGCAAATCCAATGGACACATGGCAGTGGTCGAG CCCCGATTCTGCGTTCTTCTGCAGGGTGTGCCGTCGATATCTTACGGAAACGATAGGGCACCAACACTGGCCGGTGGAAGCGAACCTCCATCGGTGGGCGGCAAACTGTACGACAGACTTTCCGGAGCCTACGACCGGCACAAGAAACACCTCCAATTGGGCGTGTACATTTTGctgaatgttgttgttgttgtgttcttCGGTTTCGCTACCAATTACTACCTCGAGTATG AGCAAACGGAATGTGGTATGCAGTGGTGTGATGGATACGGTATGCTGGTACTGCTGGTTGGTTTCGTCTATTTGGGTCTGCTGTACTACCATGTGGCAAAACCATTGCTGGGGCGACACTTTAAGGAGTTCATGGTACAACCTGTCACAAGAATGGTAGTCCACATCAGTAAACCTTG GTATATACGCCTTGGTGCCGTCGCATTAGTGCTGGCCGGTTTCGCCCTATTCGTGTACTTCGAAACGCGTGACCAAACCGAACGGCTTATGTCCCTCACCGGAATGGCGTTCCTGCTCGCCGTCTCCTTCCTAATATCCAAACACCCAACCCGAATAAACTACCGTACCGTCGTGCTCGGTGCCATCTTCCAGTTCCTGCTCGGGCTGTTCTGCATCCGCTGGGATGTAGGTCGTAGCATCTTTTCCTGCGTCGGCGATAAGGTTGCCACGTTCCTGAACTACACCCGTGCCGGTGCCGCGTTCGTGTACGGTATGGTGCTGGTCGGGGACGGCGAGAACGAGTACGCCATCTTTGCGTTCTCCGTCCTGTCTGTGATATACTTCTTCAGCTTCTTCATCTCCATCCTGTACTATCTGGGCGCGATGCAGTGGGTCGTGCTGAAGCTGGGCTGGATTCTGCAGTCAATCCTCGGCACAAccgtgtgtgaaagtgtgatCGCAGCGGCTAACATTTTTCTCGGTATGAGCGAATCGCCGCTACTGATACGACCGTACCTGAAAGATCTCACCCCTTCGGAGATACACTCGATCATGACGTCGGGGTATGCGACAGTGTCCGGGACAGTGCTGGCAGCGTACATCTCGTTCGGTGCCAATCCGGCTCACCTTATCACGGCCAGCGTGATGGCGGCACCGGGTGCACTTTGCTTCGCGAAGATGATTTACCCAGAGACGGAGGAGAGCAAGACGCGATCGGATAACATACAGATGGAGGAGTC TACTGACTCCTCCATGTTGGATGCGGCCAGCAATGGGGCCAGTGCGGCGACACCGCTCGTCCTGGGCATCATTGCCAATCTGATCGCGTTCGTGTCGTTCATTGCCTTCCTGAACGGGGTACTGTCCTGGTTTGGGTGGCGCGTCGGCTGGGAGGACGTATCGCTGGAGAGCATCTTCGGTGCCGTCTTCCGACCGCTCGCCTTCGTGATGGGCGTCCCGTGGGATGACAGCTACTACGTCGGCAAGGTGATCGGCATCAAGATGATCGTGAACGAGTTTGTCGCGTTCGAGCGGCTCGGCGAGTTCATCACGGAGCAGGTGATATCG CCAAGATCAGCGGCTATTGCAACGTATGCTGTGTGCGGATTTGCTAACCCGAGCTCGATGGGCATCATGATCGGTACGCTCAGTGCCATGACGCCGGACAAGCGCGGCGTCATTACCTCGGTCGCGTTCCGGGCGTTCATGGCGGGATCGATCGTGTGCTTCATGACGGCCAGCATCGGCGGGCTGCTGATGGATGATGCGATTTTTAACGGGTTTGGCAGGATGGGGCCGATCGAACAGTCGATCGCCTTGGTGAACGGTACGCTCGGTGTGCCAACATTAACTCAGTAG
- the LOC1276661 gene encoding solute carrier family 28 member 3 isoform X2 yields MSGIQNDAFLTEMEDGTTTLTKRKSNGHMAVVEGVPSISYGNDRAPTLAGGSEPPSVGGKLYDRLSGAYDRHKKHLQLGVYILLNVVVVVFFGFATNYYLEYEQTECGMQWCDGYGMLVLLVGFVYLGLLYYHVAKPLLGRHFKEFMVQPVTRMVVHISKPWYIRLGAVALVLAGFALFVYFETRDQTERLMSLTGMAFLLAVSFLISKHPTRINYRTVVLGAIFQFLLGLFCIRWDVGRSIFSCVGDKVATFLNYTRAGAAFVYGMVLVGDGENEYAIFAFSVLSVIYFFSFFISILYYLGAMQWVVLKLGWILQSILGTTVCESVIAAANIFLGMSESPLLIRPYLKDLTPSEIHSIMTSGYATVSGTVLAAYISFGANPAHLITASVMAAPGALCFAKMIYPETEESKTRSDNIQMEESTDSSMLDAASNGASAATPLVLGIIANLIAFVSFIAFLNGVLSWFGWRVGWEDVSLESIFGAVFRPLAFVMGVPWDDSYYVGKVIGIKMIVNEFVAFERLGEFITEQVISPRSAAIATYAVCGFANPSSMGIMIGTLSAMTPDKRGVITSVAFRAFMAGSIVCFMTASIGGLLMDDAIFNGFGRMGPIEQSIALVNGTLGVPTLTQ; encoded by the exons ATGAGCGGCATCCAGAATGATGCATTTCTCACGGAGATGGAA GACGGTACAACAACCCTAACCAAACGCAAATCCAATGGACACATGGCAGTGGTCGAG GGTGTGCCGTCGATATCTTACGGAAACGATAGGGCACCAACACTGGCCGGTGGAAGCGAACCTCCATCGGTGGGCGGCAAACTGTACGACAGACTTTCCGGAGCCTACGACCGGCACAAGAAACACCTCCAATTGGGCGTGTACATTTTGctgaatgttgttgttgttgtgttcttCGGTTTCGCTACCAATTACTACCTCGAGTATG AGCAAACGGAATGTGGTATGCAGTGGTGTGATGGATACGGTATGCTGGTACTGCTGGTTGGTTTCGTCTATTTGGGTCTGCTGTACTACCATGTGGCAAAACCATTGCTGGGGCGACACTTTAAGGAGTTCATGGTACAACCTGTCACAAGAATGGTAGTCCACATCAGTAAACCTTG GTATATACGCCTTGGTGCCGTCGCATTAGTGCTGGCCGGTTTCGCCCTATTCGTGTACTTCGAAACGCGTGACCAAACCGAACGGCTTATGTCCCTCACCGGAATGGCGTTCCTGCTCGCCGTCTCCTTCCTAATATCCAAACACCCAACCCGAATAAACTACCGTACCGTCGTGCTCGGTGCCATCTTCCAGTTCCTGCTCGGGCTGTTCTGCATCCGCTGGGATGTAGGTCGTAGCATCTTTTCCTGCGTCGGCGATAAGGTTGCCACGTTCCTGAACTACACCCGTGCCGGTGCCGCGTTCGTGTACGGTATGGTGCTGGTCGGGGACGGCGAGAACGAGTACGCCATCTTTGCGTTCTCCGTCCTGTCTGTGATATACTTCTTCAGCTTCTTCATCTCCATCCTGTACTATCTGGGCGCGATGCAGTGGGTCGTGCTGAAGCTGGGCTGGATTCTGCAGTCAATCCTCGGCACAAccgtgtgtgaaagtgtgatCGCAGCGGCTAACATTTTTCTCGGTATGAGCGAATCGCCGCTACTGATACGACCGTACCTGAAAGATCTCACCCCTTCGGAGATACACTCGATCATGACGTCGGGGTATGCGACAGTGTCCGGGACAGTGCTGGCAGCGTACATCTCGTTCGGTGCCAATCCGGCTCACCTTATCACGGCCAGCGTGATGGCGGCACCGGGTGCACTTTGCTTCGCGAAGATGATTTACCCAGAGACGGAGGAGAGCAAGACGCGATCGGATAACATACAGATGGAGGAGTC TACTGACTCCTCCATGTTGGATGCGGCCAGCAATGGGGCCAGTGCGGCGACACCGCTCGTCCTGGGCATCATTGCCAATCTGATCGCGTTCGTGTCGTTCATTGCCTTCCTGAACGGGGTACTGTCCTGGTTTGGGTGGCGCGTCGGCTGGGAGGACGTATCGCTGGAGAGCATCTTCGGTGCCGTCTTCCGACCGCTCGCCTTCGTGATGGGCGTCCCGTGGGATGACAGCTACTACGTCGGCAAGGTGATCGGCATCAAGATGATCGTGAACGAGTTTGTCGCGTTCGAGCGGCTCGGCGAGTTCATCACGGAGCAGGTGATATCG CCAAGATCAGCGGCTATTGCAACGTATGCTGTGTGCGGATTTGCTAACCCGAGCTCGATGGGCATCATGATCGGTACGCTCAGTGCCATGACGCCGGACAAGCGCGGCGTCATTACCTCGGTCGCGTTCCGGGCGTTCATGGCGGGATCGATCGTGTGCTTCATGACGGCCAGCATCGGCGGGCTGCTGATGGATGATGCGATTTTTAACGGGTTTGGCAGGATGGGGCCGATCGAACAGTCGATCGCCTTGGTGAACGGTACGCTCGGTGTGCCAACATTAACTCAGTAG